The proteins below come from a single Methyloprofundus sedimenti genomic window:
- a CDS encoding sll1863 family stress response protein, with the protein MTDKNAYVQKMHAKIDQVDAQIDLLQAKLLDSAADAQIEYQDQLETLKKHRTAARSKLSELEAASQDAWKDIQAGMESAWDTMNSAVSEAKKHFK; encoded by the coding sequence TGATAAAAATGCTTATGTACAAAAAATGCACGCAAAAATCGATCAAGTAGATGCTCAGATAGATCTATTGCAGGCTAAATTATTGGACTCTGCCGCAGATGCGCAGATTGAGTATCAGGATCAACTGGAAACCTTAAAAAAACATCGAACAGCAGCCAGGTCAAAACTATCTGAACTTGAGGCTGCGAGTCAGGATGCCTGGAAAGATATACAAGCAGGTATGGAATCAGCCTGGGATACGATGAATTCTGCTGTTAGTGAAGCTAAAAAACACTTTAAGTGA
- a CDS encoding DUF2254 domain-containing protein has translation MKTWLNHFWEKMRNSYWLIPASMLLAVIALSYGLLAVDNLVDISQYRALKWLVFSSSEGSGAVLSTIAASTFSAATLTFSVTMVTLSLTSSQFGPRLLRNFLRDPINQFTFGAFISTFIYCLLIMRVLVINTNHIPNISISLAVVMVLFDAALFIAFIHHLTSSIQVERITAEIGKELMDGINDFLPDEYTENKSQGDFDDAITDQPSSIIRADSFGYVQAINHQALSALAESENITIKLLFKPGQFVLTGAPLVEVWPVIHLKSHIDKPIRVCFLIGKKTSAEQDLEFTVRQLVQIAARALSPGINDPFTAMTCIDYLGAGLAFIATRNLPDCKIRNEQGRLLLIKHAITCQSLYDACFIVIRQMCANNPPVAIYLLETLAQLAAIVERQEDQHALIETAKLTLNSAIPKCEMAHDQQAMLQRFENIKKVISNKAS, from the coding sequence ATGAAAACTTGGTTAAATCATTTTTGGGAAAAAATGCGTAACAGCTACTGGCTTATACCGGCATCCATGTTACTCGCTGTTATTGCATTATCCTACGGCTTGCTGGCGGTTGATAATCTAGTCGATATATCCCAATATAGAGCCTTGAAATGGCTGGTTTTTTCTTCATCTGAAGGCAGTGGGGCTGTTTTATCAACCATTGCCGCATCGACTTTTTCAGCTGCAACGCTCACCTTTTCAGTCACAATGGTGACACTGAGTCTGACAAGCTCTCAGTTCGGACCTAGGTTACTGAGAAATTTTTTACGTGATCCAATTAATCAATTTACCTTCGGCGCTTTTATCTCAACCTTTATTTATTGCTTGCTGATAATGCGAGTGTTGGTCATAAACACTAATCATATTCCTAATATTTCAATATCTTTGGCGGTTGTCATGGTGCTTTTTGACGCCGCTTTATTCATTGCTTTCATACACCATTTAACGTCATCTATACAGGTTGAGCGAATTACTGCAGAAATCGGTAAAGAACTCATGGATGGAATTAACGATTTTTTACCCGATGAGTATACCGAAAATAAAAGTCAGGGTGATTTTGATGATGCCATAACCGATCAGCCATCCAGTATTATCCGGGCTGATAGTTTTGGCTATGTTCAGGCCATTAATCACCAGGCGTTAAGCGCACTGGCCGAGAGTGAAAATATTACTATCAAATTACTTTTTAAACCGGGGCAGTTTGTTCTTACAGGAGCCCCTCTGGTAGAAGTCTGGCCTGTAATACATTTAAAATCGCATATCGATAAACCCATACGCGTCTGCTTTTTAATCGGTAAAAAAACAAGCGCAGAGCAAGACCTGGAATTTACTGTACGTCAGTTAGTGCAAATTGCAGCCAGGGCCTTGTCTCCTGGTATCAACGACCCGTTTACCGCCATGACATGCATTGATTACCTGGGAGCAGGTTTGGCCTTTATTGCCACACGGAATTTGCCTGATTGCAAAATTCGCAACGAGCAGGGCAGATTGCTATTGATTAAGCATGCGATAACGTGTCAAAGCTTATATGATGCCTGCTTTATAGTTATTCGCCAAATGTGTGCAAACAATCCACCGGTAGCTATTTATTTGCTGGAAACTTTAGCACAGCTTGCTGCCATTGTTGAGCGTCAGGAAGATCAGCATGCATTGATAGAAACTGCCAAGCTTACCTTAAACTCTGCGATACCTAAATGCGAGATGGCGCATGATCAGCAAGCCATGTTGCAACGTTTTGAGAATATAAAAAAAGTGATCTCAAACAAAGCAAGTTAA
- a CDS encoding mechanosensitive ion channel family protein — translation MKLITNIVCLLFILTLSPYSHADAINDLLTENTAADKSSDNKIISLNHTEKSDRLIEKRLHKIYSEMDDLKGLRVYVSNGIATLEGELDSSASEKKALQFANQMEEVIEVKNNLQVSHNATKRLQKTFTKLTALAEQAISSLPIIFLAFFVFWIFWVTGRWVSNKNSLYRRITINPFIADLLGKIIHLTFIIIGIVLALSLLDATALLGTILGAAGIFGLAIGFAVRDTVENFIASLLLSIRNPFEVNDVVSIDSHQGQVVRLTPRATILLSFDGNHIRIPNATVYKAIITNFSRKPERRFEFDISVGVDQDLSYAQGLVLKTLDEMPGILQEPKCQVIVHELGNSSVIVRIYCWINQQEVSLGKVRSEAIKAVKQAFDEAHIALPNPVYDIHISRDKAGYSASHHQKININNKTAIDHEIQDVAADHTLTQQIDQENVAFSDENLLDSHSEKEL, via the coding sequence GTGAAATTAATAACGAACATAGTTTGTCTTCTGTTTATATTGACTTTATCACCGTACAGTCATGCAGATGCAATCAATGATCTTTTAACTGAGAATACAGCAGCGGATAAAAGCTCAGATAACAAGATTATTTCTCTAAATCATACAGAAAAATCCGACAGGCTGATTGAAAAACGATTGCACAAAATTTATTCTGAAATGGATGATTTAAAAGGTTTACGTGTTTATGTCAGCAATGGGATTGCAACATTGGAAGGTGAGCTTGACTCAAGCGCCTCAGAGAAAAAAGCCTTGCAGTTTGCAAACCAGATGGAAGAAGTCATAGAAGTTAAAAATAATCTGCAGGTCAGCCATAATGCAACAAAGCGCTTACAAAAAACGTTTACCAAACTCACGGCTTTGGCTGAACAGGCGATCTCCAGCTTGCCTATTATATTTCTGGCTTTTTTTGTATTTTGGATCTTCTGGGTTACAGGCAGATGGGTTTCAAATAAAAACAGCCTGTACCGGCGCATTACCATTAATCCCTTTATTGCTGACTTACTGGGAAAAATAATCCATCTGACATTTATAATCATTGGCATTGTGCTGGCTCTTAGCCTGCTGGATGCAACAGCGCTATTAGGTACAATTTTAGGTGCAGCCGGTATTTTTGGCCTGGCTATTGGTTTCGCAGTACGTGACACTGTTGAAAACTTTATTGCCAGTCTGTTGTTAAGCATACGCAATCCATTTGAAGTCAATGACGTTGTTAGCATTGATAGTCACCAGGGGCAAGTTGTTCGGCTGACGCCACGGGCCACAATCCTGTTATCATTTGATGGAAATCATATTCGTATTCCGAATGCGACTGTTTATAAAGCAATTATCACTAATTTCAGTCGTAAACCGGAGCGACGGTTTGAATTTGATATTAGCGTTGGCGTTGATCAGGATTTGTCATATGCTCAAGGTCTGGTGCTGAAAACACTCGATGAAATGCCCGGTATTCTGCAAGAACCCAAATGCCAGGTCATAGTTCATGAGCTTGGAAATTCCAGTGTCATTGTCCGTATCTATTGCTGGATCAATCAACAGGAAGTCAGTCTTGGCAAAGTTCGCAGTGAGGCCATAAAAGCAGTCAAACAAGCTTTCGATGAGGCACATATCGCCTTACCCAATCCGGTTTATGACATTCATATTTCTCGTGACAAAGCAGGTTATTCAGCCAGTCACCATCAAAAAATCAATATAAATAATAAAACAGCTATCGACCATGAGATTCAGGATGTTGCTGCAGATCACACACTTACACAGCA